Proteins encoded together in one Hymenobacter monticola window:
- the fdhD gene encoding formate dehydrogenase accessory sulfurtransferase FdhD, which produces MNPAILLPAASYEFVTIQKVSGAGPPVSASDQLAAEEPLEIRVGYEAEGQREHRTLSVTMRTPGHDEELAAGFLLTEGLIHAQSDLLGVIPCPDVQKAEEAGNVVRAELAAHVQVDFQAIERHFYTSSSCGVCGKTSIDAVRTASCPVLPTAGPYLCAEVVHQLPEKLRAAQAGFEQTGGQHASALFSPEGELLLLREDVGRHNALDKLIGAALLAGWLPLHQHVLLVSGRVSFELVQKAAAAGIGILAAVGAPSSLAVQAAESFGMTVLGFVRNERFNIYSHGWRLAENPGEGLVDAAAGAL; this is translated from the coding sequence ATGAACCCCGCCATTCTGCTTCCCGCCGCCAGCTACGAATTTGTCACCATTCAAAAAGTAAGCGGCGCCGGCCCGCCCGTGTCCGCCTCCGACCAGCTGGCCGCTGAGGAGCCGCTGGAAATCCGCGTTGGTTACGAAGCCGAGGGCCAGCGTGAGCACCGCACCCTGTCCGTGACCATGCGCACGCCCGGCCACGACGAGGAGCTGGCCGCCGGCTTTCTACTCACCGAAGGCCTGATTCACGCCCAGTCCGACCTGCTCGGCGTCATTCCCTGCCCCGATGTGCAGAAGGCCGAAGAAGCCGGCAACGTGGTGCGAGCCGAGTTGGCCGCGCACGTGCAAGTCGATTTTCAGGCGATAGAGCGGCATTTCTACACCAGTTCGAGCTGCGGCGTGTGCGGTAAAACCAGCATCGACGCCGTGCGCACCGCCTCCTGCCCGGTGCTGCCCACCGCCGGCCCGTACCTGTGCGCCGAGGTGGTGCACCAGCTGCCCGAGAAGCTGCGCGCCGCCCAGGCCGGCTTCGAGCAAACCGGCGGGCAGCACGCCTCCGCGCTGTTTTCGCCGGAAGGCGAGCTGCTGCTGCTGCGCGAAGACGTGGGCCGCCACAACGCGCTGGACAAGTTAATAGGAGCCGCGTTGCTGGCGGGGTGGCTGCCGCTGCACCAGCACGTGCTGCTGGTGAGCGGCCGCGTCAGCTTCGAATTGGTGCAAAAAGCTGCCGCCGCGGGCATCGGCATTCTGGCGGCGGTGGGGGCGCCCAGCAGCCTGGCGGTGCAAGCCGCCGAGAGCTTCGGGATGACGGTGCTAGGCTTTGTGCGCAACGAGCGGTTCAACATCTACAGCCACGGCTGGCGGCTGGCGGAGAACCCCGGCGAAGGGCTCGTCGACGCTGCTGCCGGGGCGCTATAG
- a CDS encoding cation:dicarboxylate symporter family transporter, translated as MKKLTRNLTFWVLLAIVAGALLGHLAPAKAVQMESLGKRFIDVVKLFINPIIFLTITLGISTMGDLKKVGRIGGKALLYFEIVTTLALLIGVGVAALVRPGAGVSTGRLDTGKVDEFTKRATEFSWGHFLADNLTLQVLLVAIVLGITLSKYAGRKPIIHFLKEASKYVFRGLHLVMLLAPIGAFGGMAFTIGKYGIATLLPLGKLMATVYLTMGVFVFLVLGAILRSCNVGMWSFLKYLKAELLIVLGTSSSEAGLPGLMEKLERMGCAQPVVGLVVPTGYSFNLDGTTIYLSLSTLFLAQVFHVDLSGAQILTMMGILMVTSKGAAGVAGSGFVVLASTLTAMKVIPVEGLALLLGVDRFMSEARSITNFIGNGVATVFLAHHEGALDHEMAVEALGKRLKPLRFRRGYTSGEYLGEAAEQASEMARLLKNRK; from the coding sequence ATCAAGAAACTCACCCGCAACCTCACCTTCTGGGTACTGCTGGCCATTGTGGCGGGGGCGCTGCTGGGGCACCTTGCGCCCGCCAAGGCGGTGCAGATGGAGTCGCTGGGCAAGCGGTTCATCGACGTAGTGAAGCTGTTCATCAACCCGATTATTTTCCTCACCATCACGCTTGGCATCAGCACCATGGGCGATTTGAAGAAGGTGGGGCGCATTGGCGGCAAGGCGCTGCTGTACTTCGAAATCGTGACCACGCTGGCGCTGCTCATTGGGGTGGGCGTGGCGGCGCTGGTGCGGCCCGGCGCGGGCGTGAGCACCGGGCGGCTCGATACGGGAAAGGTAGACGAGTTCACCAAACGGGCCACGGAGTTTTCGTGGGGCCACTTTCTAGCCGATAACCTGACGCTGCAAGTTCTGCTTGTGGCCATTGTGCTCGGCATTACGCTCAGCAAGTACGCCGGCCGCAAGCCCATCATTCACTTTCTGAAAGAAGCCTCGAAATACGTTTTCCGCGGGCTGCACCTGGTGATGCTGCTGGCGCCCATTGGCGCGTTTGGGGGCATGGCGTTCACCATCGGCAAATACGGCATTGCCACGCTGCTGCCGCTGGGCAAGCTGATGGCGACGGTGTATCTGACCATGGGCGTGTTCGTGTTTCTGGTGCTCGGGGCCATTCTGCGCTCCTGCAACGTGGGCATGTGGTCTTTTCTGAAATACCTCAAGGCCGAGCTGCTGATTGTGCTGGGCACCTCGTCGTCGGAAGCCGGCCTGCCGGGCCTCATGGAAAAGCTGGAGCGCATGGGCTGCGCCCAGCCGGTGGTGGGGCTGGTGGTGCCCACGGGATATTCCTTCAACCTCGACGGCACTACCATTTACCTGTCGCTGTCGACTTTATTTCTGGCGCAGGTCTTTCACGTCGACCTCTCCGGCGCCCAGATTCTGACCATGATGGGCATTCTGATGGTGACCAGCAAGGGCGCGGCGGGCGTGGCGGGCAGCGGCTTTGTGGTGCTGGCCAGCACGCTCACGGCCATGAAGGTGATTCCGGTGGAAGGCCTGGCCCTGCTGCTGGGCGTCGACCGGTTTATGTCGGAGGCGCGCAGCATCACCAACTTCATTGGCAACGGCGTGGCCACCGTTTTCCTGGCTCACCACGAAGGCGCCCTCGACCACGAAATGGCCGTGGAGGCGCTGGGCAAGCGCCTCAAGCCGCTACGCTTCCGCCGGGGCTACACCAGCGGCGAATACCTGGGCGAGGCCGCCGAGCAGGCCAGCGAAATGGCGCGCCTGCTCAAAAACAGAAAGTAG
- a CDS encoding DUF4249 domain-containing protein, with protein sequence MLRALKYCVLGLLLSLTACVEPYAPPVISSPARYLVVDGFINLGGVTVIRLTRSQSLAASTVSPFELKAMVSIKDDAGALYPLTERLPGTYSSQPLTLSANRRYQLQISTATGRRYASDLVVAKVAPPIDSVTWTADSKGVQLYVSSHDPTNATRYYRWRGQETWQFNSAFRSEYEYINGTMRPRIENIYTCWATANSTSILLGNTLRLSNDVVAKAPLHLLPRNSYKLRVKYSLLVQQLAQTAEEYTYWEMLQKNTESLGTLFDPLPTQLTGNVHCLDDADEPVLGYVGATSVTEKRLFIDRAQLPLGTLYETGYESCIYQDTIPVRLVNDIFRNPINVPTIALLDARFNPTFYLAASPDCVDCRRRGTNVKPIFWR encoded by the coding sequence ATGTTGCGCGCCTTGAAATACTGTGTGCTGGGGCTGTTGCTGAGCCTGACGGCCTGCGTGGAACCCTACGCGCCGCCGGTGATAAGCTCGCCCGCCCGCTACCTGGTGGTCGACGGCTTCATCAACCTGGGCGGCGTCACCGTTATCCGGCTGACGAGGAGCCAGAGCCTGGCGGCCAGCACCGTGTCGCCCTTCGAGCTAAAGGCCATGGTAAGCATCAAAGACGATGCCGGCGCCCTGTATCCCCTCACCGAACGACTGCCGGGCACCTACTCGTCCCAGCCTCTTACCTTGAGCGCCAACCGCCGCTACCAGCTGCAGATAAGCACGGCCACGGGCCGGCGCTACGCCTCCGACCTGGTGGTGGCCAAAGTGGCCCCGCCCATCGACAGCGTCACCTGGACCGCTGACAGCAAAGGGGTGCAGCTCTACGTGAGCTCGCACGACCCCACCAACGCCACCCGCTACTACCGCTGGCGGGGGCAGGAAACCTGGCAGTTCAACTCGGCTTTCCGGTCCGAGTACGAATACATCAACGGGACTATGCGGCCACGCATCGAGAATATCTACACGTGCTGGGCCACGGCTAATTCCACGTCCATCCTGCTGGGCAACACCCTCAGGCTGAGCAACGACGTGGTGGCCAAAGCTCCGCTTCACCTGCTGCCCCGCAACTCGTATAAGTTGCGCGTGAAGTACAGCCTGCTGGTGCAGCAGCTTGCCCAAACGGCCGAAGAATACACCTACTGGGAAATGCTGCAGAAGAACACCGAAAGCCTCGGCACGCTCTTCGACCCGCTGCCCACGCAGCTCACCGGCAACGTCCACTGCCTGGACGATGCCGACGAGCCCGTGCTGGGCTACGTGGGCGCCACGTCCGTGACCGAGAAGCGCCTCTTCATCGACCGGGCGCAGCTGCCCCTGGGCACACTCTACGAAACCGGCTACGAAAGCTGCATCTATCAGGACACGATTCCGGTGCGCCTGGTCAACGACATTTTTCGGAACCCCATCAACGTGCCCACCATTGCCCTGCTCGACGCACGCTTCAACCCCACCTTCTACCTGGCCGCGTCGCCCGACTGCGTCGACTGCCGTCGGCGAGGCACTAACGTGAAGCCAATTTTCTGGCGTTAA
- a CDS encoding putative sulfate/molybdate transporter: protein MQPTLPPPAPTRPPIRFDRNEVAGAFGDLGTDLPLLIGVIAASEIDSASVLILFGLMQVLTGLWYRMPMPVQPLKAFAALVIAQKLPGRVIFGGGLAIGVSMFFLSVTGLIDALARLVPKAVVRGIQFGLALQLATLALTKYVGADGAAGYALAAASFVVTVVLFGNRRWPAALVVIALGVAYALVFKLDLDTARKAVGLHLPAWHLPQRADILTGAVLLALPQIPLSLGNSILATKQVAHDLFPERAPLTIKKISFTYALMNLANPFFGGFPVCHGSGGMVGHYAFGARTGGSVVIYGGIFLVMGLFFSQGFADVVQIFPLPVLGVLLLFEALSLATLLRDVSSQRPDLLVALLVGLLCAGLPYGYLVGLVVGTAIYYAQQRGWVGLGKH from the coding sequence ATGCAACCAACCCTCCCGCCCCCCGCCCCCACGCGCCCGCCCATCCGCTTCGACCGCAACGAGGTGGCCGGTGCCTTTGGCGACCTGGGCACCGACCTGCCGCTGCTCATCGGCGTCATCGCGGCTTCAGAAATCGACAGCGCGAGCGTGCTCATTCTGTTTGGGTTGATGCAGGTGCTCACCGGGCTGTGGTACCGCATGCCCATGCCCGTGCAGCCGCTCAAGGCGTTTGCGGCGCTGGTCATTGCCCAAAAGCTGCCGGGCAGGGTCATTTTTGGGGGCGGGCTGGCCATTGGCGTCAGCATGTTTTTCCTGTCCGTAACCGGGCTGATTGATGCGCTGGCGCGGTTGGTGCCCAAGGCGGTGGTGCGCGGCATTCAGTTTGGGCTGGCCCTGCAGTTGGCCACGCTGGCCCTCACCAAGTACGTGGGCGCCGACGGCGCGGCCGGCTACGCGCTAGCGGCGGCGTCCTTCGTGGTCACGGTGGTGCTGTTTGGCAACCGGCGCTGGCCGGCGGCGCTGGTGGTCATTGCCCTGGGCGTGGCCTATGCGCTGGTTTTCAAGCTCGATTTGGACACGGCCCGGAAAGCCGTGGGCCTGCATCTGCCCGCCTGGCACCTGCCCCAGCGGGCCGATATCCTCACCGGCGCCGTGCTGCTGGCGCTGCCCCAGATTCCGCTGTCGCTCGGCAACTCCATCCTCGCCACCAAGCAAGTGGCGCATGATTTATTTCCGGAGCGGGCGCCGCTCACCATCAAAAAAATCAGCTTTACCTATGCCCTAATGAACCTGGCGAATCCGTTTTTCGGCGGCTTTCCGGTGTGCCACGGCTCGGGCGGCATGGTGGGGCACTACGCGTTTGGGGCGCGCACGGGCGGCTCGGTGGTTATCTACGGCGGCATTTTCCTGGTGATGGGACTGTTTTTCAGCCAGGGCTTTGCCGATGTGGTGCAGATTTTTCCGCTGCCGGTGCTGGGGGTGCTGCTGCTGTTTGAGGCGCTATCGCTGGCCACGCTGCTGCGCGACGTGAGCAGCCAGCGCCCCGACCTGCTGGTGGCGCTGCTGGTGGGTCTGCTCTGCGCGGGGCTGCCCTACGGCTACCTTGTGGGGCTGGTGGTAGGCACGGCCATCTACTACGCCCAGCAGCGCGGCTGGGTGGGACTGGGGAAACACTAG
- a CDS encoding MFS transporter, with amino-acid sequence MVSVISPARTISRQAHRVAVGALFFLLGLCFATWASRIPSIQQRMGISEAGLGGVLLAIPLGQLLTLPLAGWLVARHGSRRVILGSVVLYAAALLGLGWAQNLYQLVPCLILFGVGGNLTNISVNTQAVGVERLYEHKPIMGSFHGLWSLAGFVGAAIGSFMIGHAVPPGLHFVGIALFILTGLVVSAGYTVRQDSGVDPDQPIFVRPDKELLGLGAIAFCALICEGAMFDWSGVYFKKVIQADKAWVGAGYTAFMSTMAAGRFGADWLAARLGPKRVIQLCGLLTATGLSIAVLLPVLPAALLGFLLVGFGTSAVVPLVYSAAGRSTHMSAGMALAAVSTIGFFGFLLGPPIIGFVAGATSLRVSFAFIAFMGLCVSAVAGRVRV; translated from the coding sequence ATGGTTTCAGTGATTTCTCCGGCGCGCACGATTTCGCGCCAAGCCCACCGCGTGGCCGTGGGCGCTTTGTTCTTTTTGTTAGGCTTATGCTTTGCCACCTGGGCCTCGCGCATTCCGAGCATTCAGCAGCGCATGGGCATTTCGGAGGCCGGGTTGGGCGGCGTGCTGCTGGCCATACCGCTGGGGCAGCTGCTCACGCTGCCGCTGGCCGGCTGGCTGGTGGCCAGGCACGGCAGCCGCCGGGTGATACTGGGCAGCGTGGTGCTCTACGCCGCGGCGCTGCTGGGCCTGGGCTGGGCCCAGAACCTCTACCAACTGGTGCCCTGCCTGATACTGTTTGGCGTGGGTGGCAACCTGACCAATATCTCGGTGAATACGCAGGCCGTGGGGGTAGAGCGGCTGTACGAGCACAAGCCCATCATGGGCTCCTTTCACGGGCTGTGGAGCCTGGCAGGCTTCGTGGGGGCAGCCATTGGCTCGTTTATGATTGGGCACGCGGTGCCGCCGGGCCTGCACTTTGTGGGCATCGCGCTGTTTATTCTGACCGGGCTGGTGGTAAGCGCCGGCTACACCGTGCGTCAGGACAGCGGCGTCGACCCCGACCAGCCCATTTTTGTGCGGCCCGATAAAGAGCTGCTGGGGCTGGGGGCCATTGCCTTCTGCGCGCTCATTTGCGAGGGGGCCATGTTCGATTGGAGCGGGGTGTACTTCAAGAAAGTCATCCAGGCCGATAAAGCCTGGGTGGGGGCGGGCTACACGGCTTTCATGAGCACCATGGCGGCCGGGCGCTTCGGGGCCGACTGGCTGGCGGCGCGCCTCGGCCCGAAGCGCGTGATTCAGCTCTGCGGGTTGCTCACGGCCACGGGGCTCAGCATTGCGGTGCTGCTGCCGGTGCTGCCGGCGGCGCTGCTGGGCTTTTTGCTGGTGGGCTTTGGCACGTCGGCAGTGGTCCCGTTGGTGTACTCGGCGGCGGGCCGGTCCACGCACATGTCGGCGGGCATGGCGCTGGCGGCGGTGTCCACCATCGGTTTCTTCGGCTTTCTGCTGGGGCCGCCCATTATCGGGTTTGTGGCCGGGGCCACGAGCTTGCGCGTGTCGTTCGCCTTCATTGCCTTCATGGGGCTGTGCGTGTCGGCGGTAGCGGGCCGGGTGCGGGTGTAG
- a CDS encoding TonB-dependent receptor, protein MKKLYRFVVLIVCCLSSRLGLAQQAEPLISGSFQDLSVEQLAKQLEARSSYRIYFDSAAVRGVRVRVEAREQTVASVLRQALEPTALRFSMDAENHVFITKGGSLPLVLPSGFFEKPATAAVADSAAGTRRPVPVAASPSQLYEIGRPGAAPASGRATLSGHVRAAKTGGPVAGATVVVDGSGVGMATDAQGYYALTLPVGPHVLNIRGIGIKNTRRRVLLLSDGQLDVQMEEDVVVLKEVVVEAEKTKNVTGMQIGVEKLDIKTMRQVPTAFGETDVMRVVLMLPGVKSVGEGSNGISVRGGGTDQNLILFNDATVYNPSHLFGFFSGFNPAILKSVELYKTGIPAKYGGRLSSVLDITTREGNKQKIAGAGGIGLLTSHLALEGPIVKDKTSFLLSGRTSYSDWLLGKLPSRTLRESTASFYDVNAQVNHTFDANNSLSVNAYLSRDRFKFGSDTTYAYQNRNGSVKWRRTFSSRLFGVLTGTYSRYDYQIESERNPVNASVLRFDIEQVGGQVDFSYFHSSAHTLDFGGSTLRYGMSPGSLRARGDQSLVVPQTLAREQAQESALYLSDRWDVTARFSVYLGLRYSFYQALGPRDVYRYEDGRPLSPTTVLDTMRYGGGSTVATYHGPEYRASLKYSLNDNSSVKAAYNRTRQYIHQLTNTASVSPTDTWKLSDAYVRPQVGDQVSVGYYRNFKSNTIETSVETYYKVMSDFLDYKGGAKLLLNPHLETDVVSARGKAYGVEFSVRKTAGKVNGWLNYTYARTLAQVNPDNPAERINGGAYYPSNYDKPHEVNLAGNYRFSKRFSTSVNFNYSTGRPITLPLSKYYIDGTGRVYYSDRNAYRVPDYYRVDFSINIEGNHRIKKLAHSSWTVAVYNVTGRANPYSVYFKSVAGQIKGYQLSIFAQPIPTVTYNFKF, encoded by the coding sequence ATGAAAAAGCTTTACCGCTTCGTTGTTTTGATTGTGTGCTGCCTGAGCAGCCGATTGGGCTTGGCTCAGCAGGCCGAGCCGCTCATCAGCGGGAGCTTTCAGGACCTGAGCGTGGAGCAGTTGGCCAAGCAGCTGGAGGCCCGCAGCAGCTACCGCATTTATTTCGATTCGGCCGCGGTGCGGGGTGTGCGGGTGCGGGTAGAAGCCCGGGAGCAAACCGTGGCTTCGGTGCTGCGGCAGGCGCTTGAACCCACCGCGTTGCGGTTTTCGATGGACGCAGAAAACCACGTTTTCATCACCAAAGGCGGGAGCCTGCCGTTGGTGCTGCCCAGTGGCTTTTTTGAAAAGCCAGCGACGGCCGCGGTGGCCGATAGTGCGGCGGGCACGCGCCGGCCGGTGCCGGTGGCCGCCAGCCCGTCGCAGCTCTACGAAATTGGGCGGCCGGGCGCCGCACCGGCCAGCGGCCGGGCCACGCTGAGCGGGCACGTGCGCGCGGCCAAAACCGGCGGGCCGGTGGCGGGCGCCACGGTAGTAGTGGATGGCTCCGGCGTGGGGATGGCCACCGACGCGCAGGGGTATTACGCGCTGACGCTGCCCGTGGGGCCGCACGTGCTCAACATCCGGGGCATTGGCATCAAGAACACGCGGCGCCGCGTGCTGCTGCTGTCCGATGGCCAGCTCGACGTGCAGATGGAAGAAGACGTGGTGGTGCTGAAGGAAGTGGTGGTGGAGGCCGAGAAAACCAAGAACGTAACCGGCATGCAAATCGGGGTCGAGAAGCTCGACATCAAGACCATGCGGCAGGTGCCCACGGCTTTCGGCGAAACCGACGTGATGCGGGTGGTGCTGATGCTGCCGGGCGTGAAATCGGTGGGCGAAGGCAGCAACGGCATCAGCGTGCGCGGCGGCGGCACCGACCAGAACCTGATTCTGTTCAACGACGCCACCGTCTACAATCCGTCGCACTTGTTCGGCTTTTTCTCGGGCTTCAACCCCGCCATTCTCAAGTCGGTGGAGCTGTACAAAACCGGCATTCCGGCCAAGTACGGCGGGCGCCTGTCGTCGGTGCTCGACATCACCACCCGCGAGGGCAACAAGCAGAAAATCGCCGGGGCCGGTGGCATTGGCCTGCTCACCAGCCACCTCGCCCTAGAAGGCCCCATTGTGAAAGACAAAACCTCGTTTCTGCTGAGCGGGCGCACATCCTATTCCGACTGGCTGCTGGGCAAGCTGCCCAGCCGCACCCTGCGCGAAAGCACGGCGTCGTTCTACGACGTGAATGCGCAGGTCAACCACACGTTTGACGCGAATAACTCGCTTTCGGTCAACGCCTACCTCAGCCGCGACCGGTTTAAGTTCGGCTCCGACACCACGTACGCCTACCAGAACCGGAACGGGAGCGTGAAGTGGCGCCGCACCTTCAGCAGCCGGCTGTTTGGGGTGCTCACCGGCACTTACAGCCGCTACGATTACCAGATAGAAAGCGAGCGCAACCCCGTCAACGCCTCGGTGCTGCGCTTCGACATTGAGCAGGTGGGCGGCCAGGTCGATTTCAGCTATTTCCACAGCTCGGCGCACACGCTCGACTTTGGGGGCAGCACACTGCGCTACGGCATGTCGCCGGGCAGCTTGCGAGCCCGCGGCGACCAGTCGCTGGTGGTGCCGCAAACGCTGGCGCGCGAGCAAGCCCAGGAAAGTGCCCTCTACCTCTCGGACCGGTGGGACGTGACGGCGCGCTTTTCGGTGTACCTGGGGCTGCGCTACTCTTTTTACCAGGCGCTGGGCCCGCGCGACGTGTACCGCTACGAGGACGGCCGGCCGCTGAGCCCCACCACCGTGCTCGACACGATGCGCTACGGCGGTGGCAGCACCGTGGCCACCTACCACGGCCCCGAGTACCGGGCCTCGCTGAAGTACTCGCTCAACGACAACTCGTCGGTGAAAGCCGCCTACAACCGCACGCGCCAGTACATTCACCAACTCACCAACACGGCCTCCGTGTCGCCGACCGACACCTGGAAGCTGAGCGACGCCTACGTGCGCCCGCAGGTGGGCGACCAGGTGTCGGTCGGCTACTACCGGAATTTCAAATCCAACACCATTGAAACGTCGGTAGAAACCTATTACAAGGTGATGAGCGACTTCCTGGACTATAAAGGCGGCGCCAAGCTGCTGCTCAACCCCCACCTCGAAACCGACGTGGTGAGCGCCCGGGGCAAAGCGTATGGGGTGGAATTCTCGGTTCGCAAGACCGCGGGCAAGGTCAACGGCTGGCTGAACTACACCTACGCCCGCACCCTGGCGCAGGTGAACCCCGACAACCCGGCCGAGCGCATCAACGGCGGCGCCTACTACCCCAGCAACTACGACAAGCCCCACGAAGTGAACCTGGCCGGCAACTACCGCTTCAGCAAGCGCTTCAGCACGTCGGTCAATTTTAACTACAGCACGGGGCGGCCCATTACGCTGCCGCTGTCGAAGTACTACATCGACGGCACGGGCCGCGTGTATTATTCCGACCGCAACGCCTACCGCGTGCCCGACTACTACCGCGTGGACTTTTCGATAAACATTGAGGGCAACCACCGCATCAAGAAGCTGGCCCACAGCTCCTGGACGGTGGCCGTGTACAACGTAACCGGCCGCGCCAACCCGTATTCGGTTTATTTCAAGTCGGTGGCCGGGCAAATCAAGGGCTACCAGCTGTCCATTTTTGCGCAGCCCATTCCCACCGTTACCTACAACTTCAAATTTTGA
- a CDS encoding acyl-CoA thioesterase, whose amino-acid sequence MLLADRIARAETRIFKAVFPNTTNHYDTLFGGTTLLLMDEVAFIAATRFSRLKMVTVSSERVDFTHPIPGGSLVELVASIEHVGRTSLKVRVELFVEQMYSEDRHKAVTGLFTFVAVDEHKRPVRILPEEAAVEPTPAAPYAAP is encoded by the coding sequence ATGCTCCTGGCCGACCGCATTGCCCGCGCCGAAACGCGCATCTTCAAAGCCGTGTTTCCGAACACCACCAACCATTACGATACGCTATTCGGCGGCACCACGCTGCTGCTCATGGACGAAGTGGCCTTCATCGCCGCCACCCGTTTCTCGCGCCTGAAAATGGTGACGGTTTCGTCCGAACGGGTCGATTTCACGCACCCCATTCCCGGCGGCTCGCTGGTGGAGCTGGTGGCCAGCATCGAGCACGTGGGCCGCACCAGCCTCAAGGTGCGCGTCGAGTTATTTGTGGAGCAGATGTACTCCGAAGACCGCCACAAAGCCGTAACCGGCCTGTTCACCTTCGTGGCCGTGGATGAGCACAAGCGGCCGGTTCGCATCCTGCCCGAAGAAGCCGCCGTGGAGCCAACGCCGGCAGCGCCTTATGCGGCCCCGTAG
- a CDS encoding SDR family oxidoreductase, whose translation MDLGLKGKVALVAASSKGLGRAVAEELAAEGASLVLCARGEEALRETCAAIEQSAGVPVLGLVADVANPADVARLMQAAQARFGRIDILVTNAGGPPAGTFDTLNADQWQAATQLLLTSVVELTRAVLPGMKARGWGRILNITSISVKQPVENLMLSNSLRAAVTGMARTLATEVAAEGITVNNILPGYTRTERVVGLADATAAKEGISAADATARWENQIPMRRLGEPREFAALAAFLCSERASYITGTSIPVDGGWIRGLL comes from the coding sequence ATGGACCTCGGACTGAAAGGCAAAGTGGCCCTGGTGGCCGCCTCCAGCAAGGGCCTGGGCCGCGCCGTGGCCGAAGAGTTGGCCGCCGAAGGGGCCTCGCTGGTGCTCTGCGCGCGGGGCGAAGAAGCCCTGCGCGAAACCTGCGCGGCCATTGAGCAAAGCGCCGGCGTGCCAGTACTGGGCCTGGTGGCCGATGTGGCCAACCCCGCCGACGTAGCCCGCCTGATGCAGGCTGCACAGGCGCGCTTCGGCCGCATCGACATCCTCGTAACCAACGCCGGCGGTCCACCCGCCGGCACCTTCGATACGCTGAACGCTGACCAGTGGCAGGCTGCCACGCAGCTGCTCCTCACGAGCGTGGTGGAGCTGACGCGCGCCGTGCTACCCGGCATGAAGGCACGTGGCTGGGGCCGCATCCTGAACATCACCTCCATCTCGGTGAAGCAGCCGGTGGAAAACCTGATGCTCTCCAACAGCCTGCGCGCGGCCGTGACCGGCATGGCCCGCACCCTTGCCACCGAAGTAGCCGCCGAAGGCATCACGGTGAATAACATCCTGCCCGGCTACACGCGCACCGAGCGGGTAGTGGGGCTAGCCGATGCCACGGCCGCCAAAGAAGGCATTTCGGCCGCCGATGCTACGGCGCGCTGGGAAAACCAGATTCCAATGCGACGGCTGGGCGAGCCGCGGGAGTTTGCCGCGCTGGCCGCGTTTCTGTGCTCGGAGCGGGCCAGCTACATCACCGGCACCTCCATTCCGGTGGACGGCGGCTGGATTCGCGGGCTGCTGTAG
- a CDS encoding cupin domain-containing protein, with the protein MPENPTATKYTWDAMPKEQVTEQLSRRLITGDKMMLAHVYLKKGCIVPLHQHENEQITYILEGALRFWIGSEDAEPIVVGVGEVLHIPGNVPHKAEALEDTLDVDIFSPPRQDWLDKSDDYLRQK; encoded by the coding sequence ATGCCCGAAAACCCCACCGCCACCAAATACACCTGGGACGCCATGCCCAAGGAGCAGGTGACCGAGCAGCTCTCGCGTCGCCTCATCACCGGCGACAAGATGATGCTGGCCCACGTCTACCTCAAGAAAGGCTGCATCGTGCCCCTGCACCAACATGAGAATGAGCAGATAACCTACATTCTGGAAGGCGCGCTGCGCTTCTGGATTGGCTCCGAAGATGCCGAGCCCATTGTGGTAGGCGTGGGCGAAGTGCTGCACATCCCCGGCAACGTGCCCCACAAGGCCGAAGCCCTCGAAGACACGCTGGACGTGGATATCTTCAGCCCGCCCCGCCAGGACTGGCTCGACAAATCGGACGACTACCTGCGCCAGAAATAA